TGAATTCAAGATCAGACAAGTCTTTAGCTTTGCGGAACTTATCATACAACTTATCACTGATTCTCTTCCTAAGACACATCTTCATTACCGCTTCTACCCTTTTCATTCTAGCGTCACATTTACATACATAGCATGTGCAAGCAGGATTATCTTTACCTATACAACCAGCATTTCTTCTGATAACCCTCTCTTCTTCTATCTCAGCTTCAATCTTACTAACAAAAACCACGTTAGCTTTCTCAGTATCAACAGAGATCGACCAATTACACACTTCATCAACATAAGTAGTAGTCAAAGCTTTGGATTAACCACTAGTAGTTGCTTCCTTGTTCACTGCTGGACTAGAATGTCCAGTAGTCACCTCAATTATAGAAGTGTGGAACGGATTGTGAAAACCAGGCTTTGGAGGTCGTGTACATGTTCTCTTGAAATGACCAAGCTCATCACAATTATGACATCTCACTTTGGACATATCAAAACTAAACTTCGTATTGCGGTTCAAAATTAATGTACTCTGACCTGTCCTCTTCAATtactttctagcacgtctcacaacACTGCCCATAACATACAAGATGTCCATTCTCTCAATTTCATCTTAATCAATCTAATCATAGTCTTCATTCTCCAGATGACCATTAATTATCTGCCcactgatcatgtcattgtaagagTTAACCACAAACCCTGCTAAAGCCATATTTTCCTGAATCAACTCTAAAACCTCTTCTTGATGTTTTCTATCTTTATCACAGGTGACTGAGTATGTTGAATAGTGCATGACTCAATCAGTTTAGCAGTTGAGTTCTGTGCTTGAGACTTAACATTGAAATACCCGGACTCTGACTGTGGTGCCGAGGTCTGTGCCGCCTTGGTTGAGATGAAAGCCATTTGCAGAGGAGCATGACCTCCTGAAGATGACCCAATGATGGATGAACCAGCTACTGTACCAAGTCTCTTCCTTTTTGCTTCAACCTGAATATCCTTCTCCATCAGCTTGGATGTAAAGGCCGTTAAGGTTAACATACAACCTGATGCAATGTACCTGTTCATTGTCCCATTTCtcaggaagaccatctttcaaaacTCTGACCGCCTTATCATCCGAAATATCTATTCCATAATTTGCCATTTCAGCAACCAGTAGGCGGTATCTCTCTAAGGTTTGTCCAAGAGTCTCTGAAGGAAGAGCAGCAAAAACTCTCCATTCATCTTTTAACACCTTACCCTTAGTGACACGATAAGTGGTTGTACCCTCAGTGGTTAATTGAAGAGCAAGCCAAAGGGTATGCGAGGTCTTATTTCTATTTTTGAACTGTGAGAAGATCTCCTTAGACAGTGCCTGTGTGAGCTGAGCATAACACTTACATTCCAGATTATACTGTTCACGTTCATCCAGATTAAATTGTGATGTTTCCTTTGGTTCACGGTCTGCACCATTTGGCCATACATATTCAGTCTCAATAAAGTCCTTTAGATTATCAAGCTTGGGAACCTTATTGGAAGTTCCAGTCTCATTCTCAGAAAGAATTAATTTATGAAGTCCAGGTGAAATCACTAAAGCACTGTATTCATTAGCCAATTGTTCATTAGTGTCCGACATTTTAATTAATTAGGATTAAATGATTGCTGTGCTTAAGCAACTGTCACAAAAGAGTGTCGGTCGAAGGTGAGACTATCGGTCGATGGTCCTTGACTATCGGTCGGAGGTTGTGAACAAACGGCCGATGGTGTAAACTTAAGTAGCAGATTGTAAGTATTAAGTCCTTCGGTCGATGGAAGTTACTATCGGACGATGGTAAGCGACGATCAATCGATTGTCTAATGACTAACGGCCGATGGTAAAGACAAACAGCTCTAAGATACGACAAAATGTCCTCCGGTTCTATATGAGATGATCGGTTGTACCAAGATTGACTAACGGTCGAGGGTCGAGATGAACGGTCGATGGTCAATGACTATCGGCCGAGGGTAGATCTTACGAAAACTGGGTAGAAAAAGCTAGGGTTTTCACCAAAACTTCGATTTTGATAGAATTTTGACGTTCAAAATCCAAACTGAATCGATAGAAACTTAGAAAACTCACCCAGAAACACTAATAACCACAAAAGCGCAAGATTAACACGTAAAGATTACAACTTTGAATTAAAGACCCGTTTTGACCAAAAACCCTAATATCAAAAACTATGAATTCGACTCAAAAACGTTTAAATCAACAAGccttaagctctgataccactttgtagacgaatATAGGACCTTAGATCAAACGTTATGACTAGATTAGAGGTGGAAAACACTAATCTAGGATGAATCGAATACTATATCACcttgggatcaatctaaccaacaataTGTTGATATAATTGACTCCTTAGAGAGTGTATTCGGTTGGGGTATGGTCTAGGATGACTGCAATAGCAAAAACGACGGCAAATGGAGGTAGGGTGTGTAACCTGACAATGACACCCGacatccctatatatatatatatatatatatatatatatatatgattacagtGACCATCGGCTGGTGGTCTCTGACCTTCGGCCGGTGGTGtttgtccctcgaccgatggtccctaccgtcggtcgatggtctgagctgccaaccaatcAGCTCTAACCTATTCAATGTCATTTCATAATCAATTCAACCACAAAGTATCAATGACAATATTCATACACGACTGAAACATTAACAACAATACGAATAGAACATATTACAAttatagaactcgggattatgcaccaacaattAATCGAGTGCCAATCATGTTGTACTAAAAGCACAACAATAAAACAAATACTTAGTATGTTGATGTTCATTATTATAGAAaataaattattgaattttagaGAACTCGGTCTGGTTGATTGTGAATTTACCGGATTCACAAACGATGTAAATTTATAGGCATTTTAAGTTATACTAACATATTAATAGTCCATATATTTTGTACATTTTTGTTAATTCTTTGAAAATCATTAATTGGTTGTTATTGAATTGATTTACGCATATATTTTGGTTACCATTTGTACGTGCTCTAAGACTTGTAACGTTTATCATAGTCCTTCCATTTATAATTGTTGATACATATCTTGCATTGATGCATTTTTCCCTAATATGAACTGATTTATCACTTGTGTTTCTGTTTGGTATATTTTTTGGTTATTGTTGCAGTTGACACATATGACTGAAAgtctttattatattttaatagagTTTTGattgtaacattaatattaatcttaGTATATAACAGCGCAGGGGCTGAATTGTTAGTTTGATTTTAAATCTGGGGATATAAGTTGTTGTATTAGTAATATGCTTGAAAGTGGATAATTTTAGTCAGCAGGCTCCGTGTTGAGTTACCTCGCAAAGTTATTAAAAGACAAAATTACATGGATAGTTTCTCTGGTTTGCTCAAAAACATACGAATAGTCTAAACTTGATTTTTTCAACTTTTTAGTCCTTTAGTTTGGACTTATTCCACAGATAGTCCAAAAATGTTACCTCCGTGAACTTGTCTCTGTTAACCCCAGGCATGTGACATGCACATGAGGGCATTTTGGTCCTTTTACCTAACTTTAAACTATCCGCGTAATTTTGCCCGTTAACTTTTTCATCTCTATCTTCATCTTTTAAACAAATATTAATCCCTAATTTAAACATCTTCATTTCTCCAACTTCATCCTTACCTTCTTTCACCAACAAAATATATAATTCAAAAGTTAAACAATTAAATTAAACACATTAAATTAACACAAATACACTTCAATTTCTTCGTCTTGAGTTTCTTCTTCTCATTTTCCTCTTACACTTTCATCTACAAATTAAATCTCTTCACTTTCTCTTTAACCTGCATATCTTTAAAAAAAGTCTCGTAAACACATTTACAAAACCTTTTCTACATTCATTCATGaaatcatatgtatatgtatattaatcaTGAAAACACATTTACatactaatcatcatcatcattacattATTTCATCCAAACCTTACATTATATAATCAAAAACTTGTACAAATCAGAAGCTTTCTGTGACATTTATATTCTAAAAAATATTCAGTTAAACCTACTTAGAAAATAGCTAAaggaaaagtaattaaaaatagaaACAACAAAATCATAGTTTCACATGGGTAATCTGTTAGCAACCATTTATTCAACAAATAAGCTAAATTGAATCCCGCAATATAAATAGCATAAGAGTAATATACCCTGAGAAGAGTAAGAAGTACACTGAGAATTGAAGCAACGGTAGCTGATACGAGCATGGGTCACGTTGATAAGATAATAGCAGTTGAAGTCAGTCACGTGAGTGGTTGGGGTCAACATCCCACGTTTACAGTAGTCATCCATGTTCCTCATATGCATGCATTTACGTTGCCATGTACTTGGATATAAACTTCCATTTACCTTATTGCTAGTTAGTGGTAGTTTCATTATGTTAGCAAGAAGAACCGTATTTCTTCTTAGTATAAATATGCATGTATTGTTTTGTTTTAAAGATATGAATGAAAAGTATTTGGTTAATCCAAAAGTCTGTTTCTCTCTTGTTTTCTTTGGAGACTCGCCATCTCGAATCGGCTTTATCCTAGGAGTTAGCGGTCGACTCGAATAGACCGTATCAATGGTGCTTTCATTGAATTCCACCTTCGATGAATCACTTACTACCCAACTAACCACCATCGACCGCGAACTTGAAATCATCACTAAACGACTCGGCATCACCTTCACCTCCGCCTTCACCACCACCACATCCACCAACACCACCACAACTACCACTGCCCACCTCGAGTCCTCCCTCAACGAATCCAACATCCCACTCAAACAGCCCCATCATATTACCCTTCCTGTCACCACACCCCACATTCCCACCATCACTAAAATTGCCATTCTCATACCACCCCATCAGCCGTCTGCCATTCCTCCACCCGAATTACTAACCGAAACAGTTGTTGCACCGGAACTTATGTGTTTTGGGTCACAATTTCGGTCCTTATGTGTTACGGGTCACATCATGGGTCacccgaaatttttttttaaatggtaATTTTTTCAAAATGACTTTTAAAAATGTAAACTGAAACTAAATCGttgcaaaaatggtaaaaccgTACTTCCAAAGTTCGGTTTTGgtcaaaaccgaagtttggaagtTCGGTTTTGGTTTTTTATTCGTTTCCACAGTGACCTGGCAGACAAGTGTACTGGGTTAGCCACTCGTGccctaaaccgaagtttgaaacttcggttttgcaggcttttcagcaaaaccgaagtttcaaacttcggttttgagtCCTGCTTTAATTTGTTCACTTTTAAGCCTAATCATGCTTTTGCAGGTCGAAATCTATGGTTTTATACATCTATTTATACCAGTTGAATGTTCATTATCAATTAAACATCACATACTACAGaaccacatttcaaacacctcAAACTGAGTTTTAATTTTCACTCAAATCAGCAATTGAAAACTAAAAAAACACAAAATCACATTCTCAAAAAATGGCCAATGATGAGAACGATGGATGTGAATACCTACTTGATATTGATGATTCCGATCTCACTCAATCTGTATCAGTTTCAAAACCCACTCAAACCATATTGGTGCCCACCGAGTTGCCACCATTCCCCCGACCTTTAGAGTCCCCCCAACTTAACCGTCAAAAACAAAAGAAACCTATTTCACCACAACGACCTGTTCTTCGCGGTTCTGGGTCTAACAAAAAGAACAAATTATCCTACCGAATCCCTGGACCCGCTGGTGTTTTCCAAGATGCGTATGAACTTCGAAATAACGAGAATAACGTTGTGGATGACATGTGTACGCAAGATTTTGTAAGGGAAATAATCAATAGACCTGAAGCGGATGATTCGTTTACACTGGATCCGTGGCTACGCGCGATGGAGTTTGCATATCCATACGGAGGTAAACAAAAAAATTGTATACTCATTATTGAAACCATAAGCCAACAATTTCTGTGTATTGTTGTAACTGCAGGTAGATCTGATATAGCGAGCATTTTGAGACAACGTAGATTTTTACCAGCTGATCAAGTTGTTGGTGTTGTTAAGACTTGTGAGAAAAATTGTGTCGGTGATCTGTCTTTAACGCTCAAAGTGAGTTTACATCACTAACTTATGTATATTTTCATATTTGTATTGCGTTGACTAAAACAGGTTAATGTAACTATATTCATTTATGTTTAATAGGACACTAGGGGTACTATTCGAGGATCAGTATCTAGCAAGATCATCGATGGTGTACATGGGAAGTATGAAGGTGTAAAAGGCATACGTGAGGGAGCTGTTCTGGTGCTACAAAATTGCTCTATCTTTTGCCCCAGTGTGAAGGTTAAAATCCTTAACATTACACGCAAGGCGTTAATTAAGGTGTTCTTCAAAGACGGTGGATCTACGTAGAGcattgtgttgttgttgttgtttaaaataaactattgttattgttgttttaaataatgtattgttatatgttgttattgttatttaaattAAACTAGTTGTTAGTTTTGTTTAAAAACGATACTAAATGTATATCACAAACGCAACGAATTTATTTAAACAAGTTCAAAAGATAAACATTACAACCAAATCATCATAAAATACAACTAATCAGTGCCCATGACGTCCCCCACGTATATATCGCAGGTGATGACCAGTTCCGCACCTTGTTGGGACAGATTGCCTTGTACTCCTCCGCGGTAGTTGTTCCCGATTTTCATCATCGCCTGtggttaaataattaaaatatcacACAATTGTATCTTACATAGACATTGGTAGTCCCTGCCCAATTAGGATATGTGTTGGTACCCTCGTCGGTTCCTGGATCTGTAATGTGCACAACAGTGAGAGCCTTGTACCAGTCATAGTAACCCCTACTGACACCCCCACCATCTCTACCAACAAATATACGGTTGGCTCGGTCATTCCATTCTGCGATGTACGTGGCCTGGGGGGGCATTAGCCCTCATATCAACACTTCTTTTCATGCTAAGGTTTGTTTTATGCAACTGATGATGCGTCTGAGCGGGAAGAAAGTATTCAACGCCTGGAATTGGCTGACCCCATCCAAACTGCCTACATACCCGATCGGGTAGATGTGTCTCAATAGTAGCCCAGAATATAATTGGCCCACGGTATGACCATAAGGGTCTGTCAGCTGTGCACTGCGCGGGTAGTCGGGCGAATAACTCATCATCATAGGGTTGCCATATAAACTGCATCAAcagattataatacttaataaatatTTTGACTTTAACATAGCTTCTATAGTTTCACACCAAATAAATCTTACCTATCTAGGTGTTAACGCCGAAAGTAGGGAGCGATATGTTGACAATACATGTGCTGGCGTATTTTTGTTAGTCCGTTTACCATGCCACCTACATATGAATAACACATACAAATGAATATAGTTACAAAAACTAAAGGTTTAAAGTTACAATGATCTCTTACCTAGAACCATAGGGTGCAGGAATAAGTGGAATCTGGTTCGGTGGCAAGTCCTCTGGAATCTTTCGTACATCAGTTCTGAGAATTGGCGCGAGGGATGGAATTCGTTCATACACCCACTGTTGTACTAAAAGTAGCGAACCATTAATGGCCTTGGCTTCATAGTTTGTGGCCGCTTTACACAAATTTCTATAAAGATGTGCGAGAACCGCACTACGCCAACTAATACGATTAGCTGGACTCAAGTCCACGATGGTGTGCAAGAAACTCAAAGGGACATCATACGCATTAGCATCAGAAAATAGAATGCCACCCATCATAGCTAAAATATATACTCTAGCCCGCTGTTGGTGAGACTCGATAGTGTCTCCAACTTCTTCATTCAACTCCGTAATTAAAACGAAAATTAATATCCTCCCTCTACGTATACCCCTATTACCAATAGCATGACGGGAGATCCCTAAGTACGTTTCAACAAACGGTATCCAATCGCTATCATTTGTTTCATACCAAATACCGGAGAATACATCCCCGTCTATAGGTAAACCAAATAAAACCTGAACGTCTTGCAACGTTACAGTTGCTTCTCCTACAAATATTAATatggattttatatatatatatatatatatatatatatatatatatatatatatataaatactattttaaacaattatgtaatattatatattcGTAAATACTATTTTAAACAATTATCTAATAGAAACTTGACTaaactaataaatataaatatagcgaagatataataatatatattaaaataaatgattaatatatatatatatatatatatatatatatatatatatatatatatatatatatatatatatatatatatatatatataaggtaatgATTTTGTACCAATCGGTAAATGAAACGTATGCGTCTCCGGGCGCCATCTTTCAATCATAGCAGTAACAAGTGACCAATCCAGTCTTTGTTTACCCAATTTAGCTAGTAAACCCAAACCCACATTATCGAGATACACCTGCACATGCTCATTAATTGTTTCGTTTGGTAGCTGTTTAATATGCTGCCAAAAGCTCAGATCAGCTCTTCGTGGTTTGATCAACGTGTCCTCGTGCAGCTTCTTTGTAAATACCGCGTACGATCTATGATTCCTTTCGGCTTGTAAAAATAATAAAGAACTATCAACCGGCTCCGATCTAGCACGTACTTGGTTCGTTTGAGCCATTTTTTTTGTTAAAAATTCAAGGATTttcgaagttttttttttttcaatggaACTGAATTGTGTGTGAGAACCGAAGTTACAGACTTCGGATTTATACAgaaccaaaaccgaagtttgaaacttcggttttgccacgTGTCATTATTTTATTCGCCAGTAAAAATTTTCCCGGATTTGTATTTATTGGATAAAATCACAGTTAATGCGGTAGCTGGAAGTTaaagcaaaaccgaagtttggaacttcggttttgccacGTCACCAATCCAGTCACCAATTCAACGGACAAAATCAATAAAAAACCAAAACCGAacttccaaacttcggttttgacCAAAACCGAACTTTGGaagttcggttttaccatttttgcaaCGATTTAGTTTCAGTTTCCATTTTTGCAAGTCTGTTTGTAAAAATTaccattcttaaaaaaaaaatccaTTTAGCAGTCACGTC
This genomic stretch from Rutidosis leptorrhynchoides isolate AG116_Rl617_1_P2 chromosome 11, CSIRO_AGI_Rlap_v1, whole genome shotgun sequence harbors:
- the LOC139875859 gene encoding serine/threonine-protein phosphatase 7 long form homolog; this encodes MAQTNQVRARSEPVDSSLLFLQAERNHRSYAVFTKKLHEDTLIKPRRADLSFWQHIKQLPNETINEHVQVYLDNVGLGLLAKLGKQRLDWSLVTAMIERWRPETHTFHLPIDGDVFSGIWYETNDSDWIPFVETYLGISRHAIGNRGIRRGRILIFVLITELNEEVGDTIESHQQRARVYILAMMGGILFSDANAYDVPLSFLHTIVDLSPANRISWRSAVLAHLYRNLCKAATNYEAKAINGSLLLVQQWVYERIPSLAPILRTDVRKIPEDLPPNQIPLIPAPYGSRWHGKRTNKNTPAHFIWQPYDDELFARLPAQCTADRPLWSYRGPIIFWATIETHLPDRATYIAEWNDRANRIFVGRDGGGVSRGYYDWYKALTVVHITDPGTDEGTNTYPNWAGTTNVYAMMKIGNNYRGGVQGNLSQQGAELVITCDIYVGDVMGTD